The genomic window CGAACCGGTCGCGATCTCGGACGCCGAGAAGTAGCTGATGGTGTGGCTACCTTCGGTGCTCGGCACTGCCACGGTGGTGTCCGTCGAGCTCTCCCACGAACCGCTGTCGGTGCGATACCAGGTGGTGCCGGTCGCGCCGCGGACGAGCCGTAGCGCGACCGGGCTACCGTGCCACCCCTCGATCTCGCCGAGCGTACTCGTGTCGATGACCGATGCCATGAGGGTCGGCGCGACAAGCGACATCGCTTCGAGCCCGGCCGCCGTGCTGCGCACCAGGAGCGCGCCGTCCCCGCTGCACGCAAGTGCCATGGTTCGACCGTCGCTCGCCGATAGACACACCCACGTCGAGCCGCTGTCGGTGCTGCGGTAGACACCGCCATCGGACATAACCGTGAACATGTCGCCCGACTCCGACGAGACGATGCGACCGCAGTTCTCGGCGGGCCAGCCCGTGACCGCGGCAAACGTCTTACCGTCGTCCGTGGAAACCTGCGCGCCCAGTGCGCCGAGTCCTGTGAGGTAGATTCGGCCGTCAGGGGCCGTCGCGAGATGCTTGGCCGAGGTGCCGGTCGCAGCGGCGGCGTCAGCCCATGCACCTGCGCCATTCGAAAGCGATCGCACGGTCGGCTGACCCAAACCAGCCACGGCGATGTCGCCGTCGTTGCTCACTGCGGCGGCATCGATTCCGTTGGCTAGCAGCAGGCCGGTGGCGGTCAGGTACGTCCACACGCCATCACCCTCATGCGCGATCGATACCTGGTCGTACTGGCCGATCACCGTGGTGTCGCCATCCGGAGACACGGCCACGGAGTACGGATCGCTGCCGGTCGGCGGCCACGTCGCCCACGATGCGCCGTCGCTCGTGCGCCAAAGACCGGCGCCGTTGCCTGCGAACGCCCGGTCCTGCCACGAATGCAGAAGCCGTATCGGGGCCGAGTCCCACAGGCCCGTCACCGCCTGCCAGGTCGCGCCCTCATCGGCCGACCGGAAGGTCCCGGCCGGGCTGCCGTCGGGTTGCTCGGTCAGCGCGAATATCGAACCGTCCTTCGTGTGGGTGGACTGCGTCAGCACGAGCGGAACGAGCCCCTCGTTGGCGTACTCGAAGCCCCCCGCCGAACTGCGCCGTGCGAAGACGCCCGAGCCCGAGAACCCCGCCAGCAGTTGCCCCGCGCTCACGTGCAGTTCCTGGACGCTGTCTCCGGGCAGGCCGCCGGCGGCGGCGGTCCAGTTCGCGCCGCCGTCATCGGAGGCGAAGACCCCCTCGCCACCGACCGCGATGTACATGGTGCCCGCCATGTCAGCGACGTCGTAGCACCACTTGTCGGAGACCTGAGCCCACGTGGCCCCGCCATCGATCGAGCGCCAGAGGCCCGATGTGGCGGCGACGTAGACCCTCGCGCCGGCGACTCGTACTGCGTATACATTCAGATTCGCCGGAAGTGCGGCAATCGCCGTCCAGTTCACGCCATCATCAACCGACGTGTACGCCCCCGCGCTCCAGGTTCCCGCGAACAACGTCGTCGCATCACAGTCGAAGGCCGTCATGGCGAATGCCGGCGCGGTCGTCGCCGTGACCCACGTCGAGCCATGGTCTACCGAGCGCCACCACGTGCTCGCACCCGTCACCAGTGTGCCGGTATAGGCGCGTCCTACCGACGTGTATGCGGAGCCGGTGAGCTGCGGGATGTTGCCGGTCACGGGCCACGATGTCGCATCCGCTGACAGCCGAGTCATGCCTTTGGATGTCGCGGCGATGAGCGAACCGTCGAATGCGTACACGGCGTCTGTCGCGTAACGATAGCCGCCGAGGTCCCAATCTGCGGCGACAGGCGTCCACATCTGGCCCGTGTTGGTAGTTTCGTACACACCGTCGAAGCTCAGCGAGCCCACCACATGACCGGATTCTGTGCCCGGCCGCAACGAGATGACTCGGGCACCGCGCGGGGTGCTGCTCGCGGGCGTCCACACATTCTCGCCGGCGAAAGCGGGTAGTGCGCCAAGAGCGGAACCAACCACCAGGGCGAGTACTGTCGCGGCCGCGACACGATGCGACGTGGTGCGCGCACGGGTAGCGCGCCGGCGATGTACGCTCATTCGAAATCCCCTTACGTCGGCCGGACCCCCCACGGGCTCGTCCTATTTAGGGAGTATCGGCGCGTTTCGCCTCTCGAATGAGCCATTCGAGCGCCTCCGAGAAGTGCTCGCGATCTTCGTCAGTGAAAGCCGCCGGGCCACCGTGCCGACCACCGGCCCGGCGGAGCTTCTTCTGCTCGTGGCGCACGAGGAGTTCTGCATCGATGCTCGCAACGTGATAGCGGCGCCCGCGTGGCGAGATCGCGTGCGCGCCCCGCCCGAGCACCATCGCGGCCAGCCCGATGTCTTGGGTGACCACGACGTCACCGGGCTGCAGCACTTCGATGATCGCGAAGTCGGCTGAGTCCGCCCCGGTACCCACGTTCACGCACTCGA from Coriobacteriia bacterium includes these protein-coding regions:
- a CDS encoding YaiI/YqxD family protein, producing MSTLIVDADACPVTREAITIARAAGLKVLLVANVNQNFARYEGRAGVECVNVGTGADSADFAIIEVLQPGDVVVTQDIGLAAMVLGRGAHAISPRGRRYHVASIDAELLVRHEQKKLRRAGGRHGGPAAFTDEDREHFSEALEWLIREAKRADTP